From Arcticibacter tournemirensis, one genomic window encodes:
- a CDS encoding sensor histidine kinase yields MKARKTQYRRNSWLNAGFLVLIALSLIVALVLAHSLIEKYVENEFNTRKIDVLEETLKAYNDFFQNRVPEISFYQGYLDSASAVKYADTVLRKYAFVSRLIFYDTEISNHPVNNAFRVYNFSIAPRAVYQFRRAIPADSILLFKNAGTANISVKGMDEFNKMAVKFSAYIESADTIIIPSSADYVSTFYNVTHNRITFMNIPREEDVRIFKDLMFKELRRSPVFEQDIISFWLNPERLQIRNTHKELYQEISIKPLVYDSLDTNPEFLSTDLPLSGAFADYKLYFSSSRSFLKKEIYRRFIPVAFVILLIYAMLIFLAYLIYRNLNINSRMFKLQYDFINNLTHEFKTPVSVIKIAGNNIKSASSLSEGERFHYGKILDQEADKLNDLMNKLLSFTQIENQSINIKRERIEFEQFLQKLINGYRLKYPDFNIGYKIQKLEFFDTDPVLLASIFQNLIDNAYKYSLPGKKKLDIDVFTEKGNAIFRFTDQGIGIPKEETQNVFKKFYRIQNQYNQQGSVGLGLAFCKELINFMNGEIRLKSKEGVGSEFSVILPL; encoded by the coding sequence ATGAAGGCGCGAAAAACGCAGTACCGGAGAAACAGCTGGTTGAATGCCGGTTTTCTGGTATTGATCGCCCTGTCGCTTATTGTTGCACTGGTTCTGGCGCATAGTTTGATCGAAAAGTATGTAGAGAACGAGTTCAACACCCGCAAGATAGATGTTCTGGAGGAGACACTAAAGGCTTACAATGATTTCTTTCAGAACCGCGTTCCGGAGATTTCTTTCTATCAGGGATACCTCGACTCCGCTTCTGCGGTAAAATATGCTGACACCGTGCTCAGAAAATACGCTTTTGTGAGCCGCCTCATCTTTTACGATACGGAAATAAGCAACCATCCAGTTAACAACGCCTTCCGGGTTTACAATTTCTCCATTGCGCCCCGTGCGGTTTACCAGTTCCGAAGGGCTATTCCCGCCGATTCTATCTTACTTTTTAAAAATGCCGGGACGGCCAATATTTCTGTAAAGGGAATGGACGAGTTTAATAAAATGGCAGTAAAATTTTCAGCATACATTGAGTCGGCTGATACGATAATAATACCGTCTTCCGCTGATTATGTCAGTACGTTCTATAACGTTACGCATAATCGGATAACTTTTATGAATATACCGCGTGAGGAAGACGTACGAATATTTAAAGATCTGATGTTTAAAGAGCTGCGACGGTCGCCGGTGTTTGAACAGGATATCATTTCATTCTGGTTGAATCCCGAACGCCTGCAAATCAGGAATACGCATAAGGAGCTTTACCAGGAAATCAGCATTAAGCCGCTGGTTTACGATTCTCTTGATACTAACCCGGAATTCTTAAGTACCGATCTTCCGCTTTCAGGGGCGTTTGCAGACTATAAATTATATTTCAGCTCATCGCGAAGCTTTTTAAAGAAGGAGATTTATCGTCGTTTTATCCCGGTTGCCTTCGTTATCCTTTTAATCTATGCAATGCTGATATTCCTTGCGTATCTCATTTACCGCAATCTGAATATAAACAGCAGGATGTTCAAACTGCAGTACGATTTTATTAATAACCTTACTCATGAATTTAAAACCCCGGTAAGCGTGATAAAGATTGCCGGAAATAATATTAAAAGCGCATCCAGCCTTTCCGAGGGAGAGCGTTTTCATTACGGTAAAATTCTCGACCAGGAGGCTGATAAGCTTAATGACCTGATGAATAAACTGCTTTCTTTTACGCAGATTGAAAATCAGTCGATCAATATAAAAAGAGAAAGAATAGAATTCGAACAGTTTCTTCAGAAGCTAATAAATGGCTATCGGCTGAAATATCCCGATTTTAATATCGGGTACAAGATACAGAAGCTGGAATTCTTCGATACCGACCCCGTCCTTCTTGCCAGTATTTTCCAGAATCTGATAGATAACGCGTATAAATATTCCTTACCGGGCAAGAAAAAGCTGGATATTGATGTGTTCACTGAAAAAGGAAATGCCATCTTCCGTTTTACCGATCAGGGGATTGGAATACCAAAAGAGGAGACTCAGAACGTATTCAAAAAATTTTACAGGATACAAAACCAATATAATCAGCAAGGGAGTGTGGGATTAGGACTGGCATTTTGTAAAGAACTTATTAATTTTATGAACGGAGAAATACGGTTGAAAAGCAAAGAG